The Paenibacillus sp. FSL R7-0204 genome includes a region encoding these proteins:
- a CDS encoding amidohydrolase produces MSSKITIIKNGYFLVPGSDKPVLSGYMTLENDLITYIGEAEPVVEDGAQVVDGSRLLFMPGLVNTHGHTAMSLLRGYGDDMVLQTWLQEKMWPMEEKFTGDDVYWGTSLSVLEMLKGGTTTFLDMYDHMDRVAEVTEQSGIRAVLMRGVIGLCPEEVQQAKLAEAIAFARNWHGKADGRITTMLSPHAPYTCPPEFFMKFVQAAHDLDLPMHTHMSETRHEVEQNVADYGLRPVAHLEKLGMFTRPSLIAHGVHLNDEEIGILARHNVGVSHNPGSNLKLASGVARVPELLRAGVKVSLGTDGAASNNNLDMFEEMRLAALIHKGVSGDPTAVPAPEALLMATEYGAQSIFLSGVGRLAAGMKADFIALDIDQPHLLPHTDLLSHAVYSASAKDVEHVWVNGQQVVKHGQCLTLDEEAIRRKAQETFESLLKR; encoded by the coding sequence ATGAGCAGTAAGATCACAATAATTAAGAACGGGTACTTTCTGGTTCCGGGCAGCGATAAGCCGGTTCTAAGCGGATATATGACCCTGGAGAATGATCTGATTACTTACATAGGTGAAGCTGAGCCGGTAGTGGAGGATGGCGCTCAGGTCGTAGACGGCAGCCGTCTGCTGTTCATGCCTGGTCTGGTCAACACCCATGGACATACTGCCATGTCACTGCTGCGCGGATACGGCGACGATATGGTGCTTCAGACTTGGCTGCAGGAGAAGATGTGGCCGATGGAAGAGAAATTCACTGGTGATGATGTATATTGGGGAACCTCATTGTCCGTACTGGAAATGCTGAAGGGCGGTACAACCACCTTCCTCGATATGTATGATCATATGGACCGGGTAGCGGAAGTAACTGAGCAGTCCGGTATTCGTGCGGTGCTGATGCGCGGCGTAATTGGGCTGTGCCCGGAAGAGGTACAGCAAGCGAAGCTCGCTGAGGCGATTGCTTTTGCCCGTAACTGGCACGGTAAGGCTGACGGCAGAATCACTACCATGCTCTCGCCGCATGCCCCGTACACCTGTCCTCCAGAGTTTTTCATGAAGTTTGTGCAGGCTGCCCATGATCTGGACCTGCCAATGCACACCCATATGTCCGAGACGCGCCATGAAGTGGAGCAGAACGTGGCCGACTACGGTCTTCGTCCAGTCGCGCATCTGGAGAAGCTGGGGATGTTCACCCGTCCTTCGCTCATTGCCCACGGGGTTCATCTGAACGATGAGGAAATCGGGATTCTGGCCCGCCATAACGTTGGCGTGTCGCATAACCCCGGCAGTAACCTGAAGCTGGCCAGCGGAGTTGCGCGTGTTCCTGAGCTGCTGCGAGCCGGGGTTAAGGTCTCCCTGGGTACAGACGGCGCGGCAAGCAACAACAATCTGGATATGTTCGAAGAGATGAGGCTGGCGGCTCTGATCCACAAGGGCGTAAGCGGTGATCCCACAGCGGTACCGGCTCCTGAAGCGCTGCTGATGGCTACGGAGTATGGGGCGCAGTCTATTTTCCTGAGCGGAGTAGGCCGGCTTGCAGCAGGGATGAAGGCTGACTTCATCGCACTTGATATTGACCAGCCGCATCTGCTGCCGCATACCGATCTGCTCTCCCATGCCGTTTATTCGGCCAGCGCCAAGGATGTGGAGCATGTATGGGTGAACGGCCAGCAGGTTGTGAAGCATGGACAATGCCTGACACTTGATGAAGAAGCCATCCGCCGCAAAGCACAGGAGACGTTCGAGAGCCTGCTTAAACGGTAA
- a CDS encoding cell wall elongation regulator TseB-like domain-containing protein has product MKKKRRKWIWLGITVVLLLLFGLSQFYAYIMKDQWNERSEAKELARARAGLTEVTKAQKSVWNENEIYWVLTGKNEAGNDLMVWVRFTLEGKPAGGDNDLYAEELSNGTSEEKMRGIIAERLPDVKIERLLPGVYNGEYAWQLFYKKDGRFYYNFYRFKDGSAIGEGYSLPNR; this is encoded by the coding sequence GTGAAGAAGAAGAGGAGAAAATGGATCTGGCTGGGGATTACCGTAGTGCTGCTCCTTCTGTTCGGACTAAGCCAGTTCTATGCCTATATTATGAAGGACCAGTGGAACGAGCGGAGTGAGGCCAAGGAGCTGGCCCGGGCGCGTGCCGGACTAACAGAGGTTACCAAGGCCCAGAAATCCGTCTGGAATGAGAATGAGATCTACTGGGTGCTGACCGGTAAAAATGAAGCGGGAAACGACCTGATGGTGTGGGTCCGTTTCACCTTGGAGGGCAAGCCTGCCGGAGGCGACAACGACCTGTATGCCGAAGAGCTGAGCAATGGCACCTCGGAAGAGAAGATGCGCGGAATCATAGCCGAACGGCTGCCGGATGTTAAGATCGAACGGCTGCTGCCCGGTGTATACAACGGGGAATATGCCTGGCAGCTATTTTACAAAAAAGACGGGCGATTCTATTACAACTTCTACCGCTTCAAGGATGGCAGCGCCATCGGTGAGGGGTACAGTCTGCCGAACCGTTAA
- a CDS encoding aminoglycoside adenylyltransferase domain-containing protein, with product MEILAYLDQAVDLFKEELGDNLSGIYLHGSLAMGCFQPGSSDIDLLIVVEDKLPAEVSQRLAGRIVAFHDSLPNKRGIELSIVLKTYLRNFVYPTPFEFHFSEAHLERYRTDENYLCGGFEDADLAAHFAVVYHRGFILYGEPIREAFAPVDRRYYLDSIIRDIDDAPQNIGNAPLYYTLNLCRVLYYVQEGHVASKKEGGEWGLQCLPERYHGLLRGCLKEYSGAAVAEGYELELLTDFAEYMLAEIQRTPN from the coding sequence TTGGAAATTTTAGCATATTTGGATCAGGCAGTGGATTTGTTCAAGGAAGAGCTTGGGGATAATCTGTCGGGGATTTATCTGCACGGCTCCCTGGCCATGGGTTGTTTTCAACCGGGTTCAAGTGATATTGATCTGCTGATTGTCGTAGAGGACAAGTTGCCCGCAGAGGTCAGTCAGAGACTTGCCGGACGTATCGTAGCTTTTCATGACAGTCTGCCGAATAAGCGCGGAATAGAACTGTCTATCGTCCTGAAGACATACCTGCGCAACTTTGTGTATCCTACGCCATTTGAATTTCACTTTTCAGAAGCTCATTTAGAGCGGTATAGAACGGATGAGAATTATCTGTGCGGCGGCTTTGAGGATGCTGATCTGGCGGCGCATTTTGCAGTAGTCTACCATCGCGGGTTTATCTTGTACGGGGAGCCGATCCGCGAGGCTTTTGCGCCGGTAGACCGCAGGTACTATCTGGATTCTATTATCCGGGATATCGATGATGCGCCGCAGAATATTGGGAATGCTCCACTCTATTACACACTGAATCTATGCAGGGTTCTCTACTATGTGCAGGAAGGTCATGTCGCTTCCAAGAAGGAAGGCGGGGAGTGGGGACTGCAGTGTTTGCCGGAACGCTATCACGGGCTGCTGAGAGGGTGTCTGAAGGAATATAGCGGTGCGGCCGTCGCCGAAGGCTATGAACTGGAGCTATTAACTGATTTTGCGGAATATATGTTGGCTGAAATCCAGCGGACTCCGAACTAA